A window of the Cynocephalus volans isolate mCynVol1 chromosome 10, mCynVol1.pri, whole genome shotgun sequence genome harbors these coding sequences:
- the LOC134388148 gene encoding olfactory receptor 7D4-like: MEEENHTELSEFLLQGLSEDPQLQPMLLELFLSMYLVTLVGNLLIILAVISDSHLHTPMYFFLSNLSLADICFTSTTVPKMLVNIRAQSKDISYIGCLTQMFFFTVFGGLDNFLLMVMAYDRYAAICHPLHYTVIMNPRFCVLSVLMSWIIIFWVALAHILLMIGLNFSPGTEIPHFFCDFAQLLKVAHSDTLINYVFLYVATALLGVFPVTGILFSYSKIVSSLMQMSSTAGKYKAFSTCGSHLSVVSLFYGTGLGVYLSSSVTHSPQSSSVSSVMYTVVTPMLNPFIYSLRSKDVKGALGRLLSRAASCL; encoded by the coding sequence ATGGAAGAAGAAAACCACACAGAACTTTCAGAATTTCTCCTCCAGGGCCTCTCAGAGGATCCACAACTCCAACCTATGCTCCTTGAACTGTTCCTGTCCATGTACCTGGTCACATTGGTCGGAaacctgctcatcatcctggcTGTAATCTCagactcccacctccacacccccatgtacttcttcctctccaacctgTCCCTTGCTGACATCTGTTTCACCTCCACCACAGTCCCAAAGATGCTGGTGAACATCCGGGCACAGAGCAAAGACATCTCCTATATAGGGTGCCTCACTCAGATGTTTTTTTTCACAGTGTTTGGTGGACTAGATAATTTTCTACTGAtggtgatggcctatgaccggtaCGCGGCCATCTGCCACCCCCTGCACTATACGGTCATCATGAACCCTCGCTTCTGTGTCCTGTCGGTTCTGATGTCTTGGATCATCATTTTCTGGGTAGCCCTGGCTCACATTCTACTGATGATTGGGCTGAACTTCTCTCCAGGAACTGAGATTCCACATTTCTTCTGTGACTTTGCTCAGCTTCTCAAGGTAGCCCACTCTGATACCCTCATCAATTACGTCTTCTTGTACGTAGCAACTGCACTGCTGGGTGTGTTTCCCGTCACAGGGATCCTCTTCTCTTACTCTAAGATTGTCTCCTCCTTAATGCAAATGTCCTCCACTGCAGGCAAGTATAAAGCATTTTCCACTTGTGGGTCTCACCTCTCTGTGGTCTCCTTGTTTTATGGAACTGGACTTGGGGTCTATCTCAGCTCTTCTGTGACCCATTCTCCCCAAAGtagctcagtttcctcagttatGTACACTGTGGTCACCCCCATGctgaaccccttcatctacagcctgaggagCAAGGATGTGAAGGGGGCCTTGGGAAGACTCCTCAGCAGAGCAGCCTCTTGTCTGTGA